In bacterium YEK0313, one genomic interval encodes:
- the yfcG_5 gene encoding Disulfide-bond oxidoreductase YfcG has protein sequence MSQKPIDLYYWPTPNGWKITIMLEECGLPYTVHTVNIGKGDQFKPEFLAISPNNRIPAIVDPDGPGGTPISVFESGAILQYLGRKTGKFYPTDERRRVEVDQWLMWQMGGFGPMLGQTHHFRIYAPEKIEYAINRYTNEANRLYGVLNRRLEGRDYIAGDYSIADMACIGWAKAWERQGQDINQFPHVKAWIERMLARPGVKAGLMVNKEDRNPQAMQDPAARAVLFGQTARQG, from the coding sequence ATGTCCCAGAAACCTATCGACCTCTATTATTGGCCGACCCCGAACGGGTGGAAGATCACCATCATGCTCGAGGAGTGCGGTTTGCCCTATACGGTGCATACCGTGAATATCGGCAAGGGGGATCAGTTCAAGCCGGAATTCCTGGCGATCTCGCCGAACAACCGCATCCCCGCCATTGTCGATCCCGACGGGCCGGGCGGCACGCCGATCTCGGTCTTCGAGTCCGGAGCGATCCTGCAATATCTCGGCCGCAAGACCGGCAAGTTCTATCCGACCGACGAACGCAGGCGCGTCGAGGTCGATCAATGGCTGATGTGGCAGATGGGCGGCTTCGGCCCCATGCTCGGCCAGACCCATCATTTCCGGATCTACGCGCCGGAAAAGATCGAATATGCGATCAACCGCTATACCAACGAGGCCAATCGCCTCTACGGCGTGCTCAACCGCCGCCTCGAAGGCCGCGACTACATTGCCGGCGACTACTCGATTGCCGACATGGCCTGCATCGGCTGGGCCAAGGCCTGGGAGCGCCAGGGCCAGGACATCAACCAGTTTCCGCATGTGAAGGCGTGGATCGAGCGGATGCTGGCCCGGCCCGGTGTCAAGGCCGGCCTCATGGTCAACAAGGAAGACCGCAATCCCCAGGCGATGCAGGATCCGGCGGCGCGCGCCGTCCTGTTCGGCCAGACGGCCCGGCAGGGCTGA
- the gatA_2 gene encoding Glutamyl-tRNA(Gln) amidotransferase subunit A has protein sequence MTDLTRLSIAEAHAGLAAKDFSATELTRAYLDAMEKGRALNAYVLETPAQALAMAAASDARIAKGEIGPLEGIPLGIKDLFCTKGTRTTACSNILANFVPTYESTVTQNLWRDGAVMLGKLNNDEFAMGSSNETSCFPGAINPWRRQGSNVSSGAGGVEGSYLVPGGSSGGSSSAVAAFLCAGATATDTGGSIRQPAAFTGTVGIKPTYGRVSRWGVVAFASSLDQAGPIARTVTDAAMLLRSFAGPDAKDTTCVDQPVPDYAKAVGRSVKGMTIGIPREYRVDGMAPEIDKLWAEGAQILKDAGANVVDISLPHTKYALPAYYIVAPAEASSNLARYDGVRYGLRVPGKDIIDLYEKTRASGFGKEVKRRIMIGTYVLSAGYYDAYYVRAQKLRTLIKRDFEEAYAAGVDAILTPATPTAAFGIGEKGSGDPVEMYLNDVFTVTVNMAGLPGISVPAGLDPQGLPLGLQLIGRAFDEETLFTVAGVIEQAKGAFPVKDRWWA, from the coding sequence GTGACCGACCTGACCCGCCTTTCGATCGCGGAGGCCCATGCTGGCCTCGCCGCCAAGGACTTTTCGGCCACCGAGCTGACCCGCGCCTATCTCGATGCCATGGAGAAGGGCCGGGCGCTGAACGCCTATGTGCTGGAGACGCCGGCGCAGGCGCTGGCCATGGCGGCCGCTTCGGACGCCCGTATCGCCAAGGGCGAGATCGGGCCGCTGGAGGGCATCCCGCTCGGCATCAAGGACCTGTTCTGCACCAAGGGCACGCGCACCACGGCCTGTTCGAACATCCTCGCCAATTTCGTCCCGACCTATGAATCGACCGTCACGCAGAACCTGTGGCGCGACGGTGCGGTCATGCTCGGCAAGCTGAACAACGACGAATTCGCCATGGGCTCGTCCAACGAGACGAGCTGCTTTCCCGGCGCCATCAATCCCTGGCGGCGGCAGGGGTCGAACGTGTCGTCCGGCGCCGGCGGGGTCGAGGGCAGCTATCTGGTGCCCGGCGGCTCGTCCGGCGGCTCCTCGTCGGCGGTTGCCGCCTTCCTGTGCGCCGGTGCCACCGCCACCGATACCGGCGGCTCGATCCGCCAGCCGGCCGCCTTCACCGGCACGGTCGGCATCAAGCCGACCTATGGCCGCGTCTCGCGCTGGGGCGTCGTCGCCTTCGCCTCATCGCTCGACCAGGCCGGGCCGATCGCCCGCACGGTGACCGATGCGGCCATGCTGCTGCGTTCCTTCGCCGGTCCCGACGCGAAGGATACGACCTGCGTCGACCAGCCGGTGCCCGACTATGCCAAGGCCGTCGGCCGGTCCGTGAAGGGCATGACCATCGGCATTCCCCGCGAATACCGGGTCGACGGCATGGCGCCGGAGATCGATAAGCTCTGGGCCGAGGGCGCGCAGATCCTGAAGGATGCCGGCGCCAATGTCGTCGACATCTCGCTGCCGCACACGAAATACGCCTTGCCGGCCTATTACATCGTCGCCCCGGCCGAGGCTTCCTCGAACCTCGCCCGCTATGACGGCGTGCGCTACGGCCTGCGCGTCCCCGGCAAGGACATCATCGACCTCTACGAGAAGACCCGCGCGAGCGGCTTCGGCAAGGAGGTCAAGCGGCGCATCATGATCGGCACCTACGTGCTGTCGGCCGGCTATTACGACGCCTATTACGTCCGCGCCCAGAAGCTGCGCACGCTGATCAAGCGCGATTTCGAGGAGGCCTACGCCGCCGGCGTCGACGCGATCCTGACGCCGGCGACGCCCACCGCGGCGTTCGGCATCGGCGAGAAGGGCTCCGGCGATCCGGTCGAGATGTATCTCAACGACGTCTTCACCGTGACGGTCAACATGGCCGGCCTGCCGGGCATCTCGGTGCCGGCCGGCCTCGATCCGCAAGGCCTGCCGCTCGGCCTGCAGCTCATCGGCCGCGCCTTCGACGAGGAGACGTTGTTCACGGTGGCCGGCGTCATCGAGCAGGCGAAGGGCGCCTTCCCGGTCAAAGATCGCTGGTGGGCCTGA
- the gatB gene encoding Aspartyl/glutamyl-tRNA(Asn/Gln) amidotransferase subunit B, with protein MTAPVDPKKLIPGATGDWEVVIGLEIHAQVASQAKLFSGAATAFGAEPNSQVSLVDAAMPGMLPVINEECVRQAIRTGLGLKAAINLKSVFDRKNYFYPDLPQGYQISQYKSPIVGEGEVSVDLTPTESFVVRIERLHLEQDAGKSIHDQSPTLSFVDLNRSGVALMEIVSKPDMRSADEAKAYVTKLRTILRYLGTCDGDMEKGNLRADVNVSVRRPGEAFGTRCEIKNVNSIRFIGQAIDYEARRQIGLIEDGGTVEQETRLFDPNRGETRSMRSKEEAHDYRYFPDPDLLPLEFDQAYVDDLARHLPELPDAKKARLISDYGLTPYDASILILEKESADYFEAVAKGRDAKAAANWVINELFGRLNKDGKDVTASPVTPDQIGGIIDLIANGTISGKIAKDLFDIVFAEGGNPAEIVEQRGMKQVTDTGAIEKVIDEVIAANPDKVEQAKAKPTLLGWFVGQVMKASGGKANPGAVNDILKQKLGI; from the coding sequence ATGACCGCGCCTGTTGATCCGAAGAAGCTCATTCCCGGCGCCACCGGCGACTGGGAGGTGGTGATCGGCCTCGAGATCCATGCCCAGGTCGCAAGCCAGGCCAAGCTGTTCTCGGGCGCGGCCACCGCCTTCGGCGCGGAGCCCAACAGCCAGGTGAGCCTCGTCGACGCGGCGATGCCAGGCATGCTGCCCGTCATCAACGAGGAATGCGTGCGCCAGGCGATCCGCACCGGCCTCGGCCTGAAGGCCGCGATCAACCTGAAGAGCGTGTTCGACCGAAAGAACTATTTCTACCCGGATCTCCCGCAGGGCTATCAGATCAGCCAGTACAAGAGCCCGATCGTCGGCGAGGGCGAGGTGTCGGTCGACCTGACGCCGACCGAGAGCTTCGTCGTTCGGATCGAGCGCCTGCATCTGGAGCAGGATGCCGGCAAGTCGATCCACGACCAGAGCCCGACCCTCTCCTTCGTCGATCTCAACCGATCGGGCGTCGCGCTGATGGAGATCGTCTCCAAGCCGGACATGCGCTCGGCCGACGAAGCCAAGGCCTATGTGACCAAGCTGCGCACCATCCTGCGCTATCTCGGCACCTGCGACGGCGACATGGAAAAGGGCAACCTGCGCGCCGACGTCAACGTCTCGGTGCGCCGGCCGGGCGAGGCTTTCGGCACGCGCTGCGAGATCAAGAACGTCAATTCGATCCGCTTCATCGGCCAGGCCATCGACTATGAGGCGCGCCGCCAGATCGGCCTTATCGAAGACGGCGGTACGGTCGAGCAGGAAACCCGCCTGTTCGACCCGAACCGCGGCGAGACCCGCTCGATGCGCTCCAAGGAGGAGGCGCATGACTATCGCTATTTCCCGGATCCGGACCTGCTGCCGCTCGAATTCGACCAGGCCTATGTCGACGATCTCGCGCGCCACCTGCCGGAACTGCCGGACGCCAAGAAGGCGCGCCTGATCTCCGATTACGGCCTGACGCCCTATGATGCCTCGATCCTGATCCTGGAGAAGGAAAGCGCCGACTATTTCGAGGCCGTGGCCAAGGGCCGCGACGCCAAGGCGGCGGCCAACTGGGTGATCAATGAGCTGTTCGGCCGCCTGAACAAGGACGGCAAGGACGTCACCGCATCGCCGGTCACGCCGGATCAGATCGGCGGCATCATCGACCTGATTGCCAACGGCACCATTTCCGGCAAGATCGCCAAGGACCTGTTCGACATCGTCTTCGCGGAAGGCGGCAATCCGGCCGAGATCGTCGAACAGCGCGGCATGAAGCAGGTCACTGATACCGGCGCGATCGAGAAGGTGATCGACGAGGTGATCGCGGCCAATCCCGATAAGGTCGAGCAGGCCAAGGCTAAGCCGACCCTGCTCGGCTGGTTCGTTGGCCAGGTGATGAAGGCCTCCGGCGGCAAGGCCAATCCAGGCGCGGTCAACGACATCCTGAAGCAAAAGCTCGGGATCTGA
- the hisI gene encoding Phosphoribosyl-AMP cyclohydrolase, whose amino-acid sequence MCADCDRLFPAPGSKADLEEGDRLTPRFGPDGLVTAVTSDAASGELLMVAHMNAEALARTIETGEAWYWSRSRKALWHKGDTSGQIQTVVEMRVDCDQDAVWLKVTVGGDGGSCHTGRRSCFYRAVPTGGAAAETRLVPRDADRLRPAFG is encoded by the coding sequence ATGTGCGCAGATTGTGACCGCCTCTTCCCTGCCCCCGGATCCAAGGCGGATCTTGAGGAGGGCGACCGGCTGACGCCGCGATTCGGCCCGGACGGGCTGGTGACGGCGGTGACCAGCGACGCCGCCAGCGGCGAACTGCTGATGGTCGCCCATATGAACGCGGAGGCGCTGGCCAGGACCATCGAGACCGGCGAAGCCTGGTACTGGTCGCGCTCGCGCAAGGCGCTCTGGCACAAGGGCGACACGTCGGGCCAGATCCAGACGGTGGTCGAGATGCGGGTCGACTGCGACCAGGACGCCGTCTGGCTGAAGGTGACGGTCGGCGGCGACGGCGGCTCCTGCCATACCGGCCGGCGGTCCTGTTTCTACCGGGCGGTTCCGACCGGTGGCGCAGCCGCCGAAACGCGGCTCGTGCCGCGCGATGCCGACCGCCTGCGTCCGGCCTTCGGCTGA
- a CDS encoding aminoalkylphosphonic acid N-acetyltransferase: MSIQDGSIVVRAAGRDDVAAVAALIVMGAAAGAPDRAGAEAEARHPAYAEAYERLARSEANHLFVAEKAGRVIGTYQLTILPGIAQRGRTRGKIESVHVDPDLRSSGIGAQMMRHAVDTARGLGVGLLELTSDKRRGAAHRFYERLGFARSHEGFKMVLD, encoded by the coding sequence ATGAGCATACAGGACGGTTCGATCGTGGTGCGTGCGGCAGGCAGGGATGATGTCGCGGCCGTTGCGGCGCTGATCGTCATGGGGGCGGCGGCCGGCGCCCCCGATCGTGCTGGGGCGGAAGCGGAGGCCCGCCACCCGGCCTATGCCGAAGCCTATGAGCGGCTTGCCCGGTCGGAGGCCAATCATCTGTTCGTCGCGGAAAAGGCGGGGCGGGTGATCGGCACCTACCAGCTCACGATCCTGCCGGGCATCGCCCAGCGCGGCCGGACCCGTGGCAAGATCGAAAGCGTGCATGTCGACCCGGATTTGCGCAGTTCCGGTATCGGTGCCCAGATGATGCGGCATGCCGTGGACACGGCCCGCGGGCTGGGTGTCGGCCTTCTGGAACTGACCTCGGACAAGCGCCGCGGCGCTGCCCACCGCTTCTATGAGCGGCTGGGCTTCGCGCGCAGCCACGAGGGCTTCAAGATGGTGCTGGACTGA
- the gatC gene encoding Glutamyl-tRNA(Gln) amidotransferase subunit C → MSVDQATVRRIAHLARIAVTEAEVPHLQGEINAILSFVEQLNEVDVSGVEPMTSVTPMVMKKREDVVTDGGIASEIVANAPEHEGTFFTVPKVVE, encoded by the coding sequence ATGTCCGTCGATCAGGCGACCGTGCGGCGCATCGCGCATTTGGCGCGCATTGCCGTCACCGAGGCGGAGGTGCCGCACCTCCAGGGCGAGATCAACGCCATTCTGTCCTTCGTCGAGCAGCTCAACGAGGTCGACGTGTCGGGCGTCGAGCCGATGACCTCGGTCACGCCGATGGTGATGAAGAAGCGCGAGGACGTGGTGACCGATGGCGGCATCGCCAGCGAGATCGTCGCCAATGCGCCCGAGCATGAAGGCACGTTCTTCACCGTTCCCAAGGTCGTGGAGTGA